The proteins below are encoded in one region of Candidatus Flexicrinis proximus:
- a CDS encoding aminoglycoside phosphotransferase family protein, producing the protein MDFSAMDGHQDMLPPGVPDVATLRKDARILLAQIDARERLGTRRVIPLPSGMWNALYRLEPAGLVAKLSFMGNAFEVDFLRDAAELGVPVPRIYSAGPLEHAEIPAACYFLMSYEANTANAWQFLHQHHQLSLDDLRLLGADLGANLARLHTRRLGYLTHFNTRIDRWQQALTDGFSPDWENPAQNSLFDHELLAALRRLLRETRYFEFSDGAFCHGDLVLTNVLVDTETHRLRAIIDPGNYAGMPMFDLAYAAMPWDHGFGFHDALLDAYKSRAVFDSVYYAVSQLVVAYRHARFHTPQVREYIHDSLLPSLP; encoded by the coding sequence ATGGACTTCTCGGCCATGGACGGCCATCAGGATATGCTTCCGCCCGGCGTGCCGGATGTTGCCACGCTGCGCAAGGACGCGCGGATACTGCTCGCGCAGATCGACGCCCGCGAACGACTTGGCACCCGCAGGGTTATCCCGCTGCCATCCGGCATGTGGAACGCCCTCTATCGGCTCGAACCAGCCGGCCTGGTAGCCAAGCTCTCGTTCATGGGTAACGCCTTCGAGGTGGACTTCCTGCGTGACGCGGCGGAATTAGGCGTGCCTGTTCCGCGGATTTACTCCGCCGGCCCGCTTGAGCACGCGGAAATCCCCGCCGCATGCTACTTTCTGATGTCCTACGAGGCCAATACCGCCAACGCCTGGCAGTTCTTGCACCAGCACCATCAGCTCTCGCTGGACGACCTCCGCCTGTTGGGCGCTGACCTCGGTGCGAACCTGGCGCGTCTCCACACGCGCCGCCTCGGCTATTTGACCCACTTCAACACCCGGATCGACCGCTGGCAGCAGGCTTTGACCGATGGCTTCAGCCCGGACTGGGAGAACCCCGCGCAGAATTCGCTGTTTGACCATGAACTCCTGGCGGCGCTGCGCCGCCTGCTGCGCGAAACCCGCTATTTCGAGTTCAGCGACGGCGCCTTCTGTCACGGTGATCTCGTCCTCACCAACGTCCTTGTCGATACGGAGACCCACCGGCTTCGCGCCATCATCGACCCCGGCAATTACGCCGGCATGCCGATGTTTGATCTGGCCTATGCCGCCATGCCCTGGGATCATGGCTTCGGGTTTCACGACGCGCTGCTTGATGCCTACAAATCCCGCGCGGTCTTTGACTCGGTGTACTACGCCGTCTCGCAGCTGGTCGTCGCCTATCGCCACGCGCGCTTCCATACGCCGCAGGTTCGCGAGTACATCCACGACTCGCTGCTCCCGTCGCTGCCCTAG